In Chitinivorax tropicus, the following proteins share a genomic window:
- a CDS encoding histone deacetylase family protein yields the protein MLTAFITHPDCLLHDMGTYHPECPQRIQAIEDQLAANGLMDFLWAVEAPPVTHEQLSRVHTQRYIEQVESSSPAQGIAHLDPDTAMNCHTLKAAQRAAGAVVKAVDVVVGGEAPNAFCCVRPPGHHAESRKAMGFCFFNNIAVGAAHAMLHHGLARVAIVDFDVHHGNGTEEIFHGNPRVLMVSTFQHPFYPYSGERPMGDNMVNVPLPAGTRGDAWREAVSAHWLPALRQFQPSLIMISAGFDAHVEDEMASFGLVEADFAWVTRELKAVADECAEGRIVSVLEGGYALSALGRSVVAHLRVLSGL from the coding sequence GTGCTCACAGCATTCATCACGCACCCAGACTGTCTGCTGCATGATATGGGCACATATCACCCTGAATGCCCACAGCGCATCCAGGCCATTGAAGACCAGTTGGCCGCCAATGGGCTGATGGATTTCCTGTGGGCCGTCGAGGCACCGCCGGTCACGCATGAGCAATTGAGCCGCGTCCATACCCAACGTTATATCGAGCAGGTTGAAAGCAGCAGCCCCGCGCAGGGCATTGCCCACCTCGACCCTGACACCGCCATGAATTGCCATACCCTGAAAGCCGCCCAGCGGGCCGCGGGTGCCGTGGTCAAGGCGGTGGATGTGGTGGTGGGCGGCGAGGCCCCCAATGCTTTCTGTTGCGTGCGCCCACCTGGGCACCATGCGGAGTCCCGCAAGGCGATGGGCTTCTGTTTCTTCAACAATATCGCTGTGGGTGCCGCCCATGCTATGTTGCACCACGGTCTGGCGCGCGTGGCGATTGTCGATTTCGACGTGCACCACGGTAATGGCACGGAAGAGATCTTTCACGGCAACCCTCGTGTGTTGATGGTGTCAACCTTCCAGCATCCGTTTTACCCCTATTCGGGTGAGCGCCCTATGGGTGACAACATGGTCAATGTTCCCTTGCCAGCCGGCACGCGGGGGGATGCATGGCGTGAAGCGGTCAGTGCCCATTGGCTGCCCGCCCTGCGACAGTTCCAACCCAGTCTGATCATGATCTCCGCAGGCTTCGATGCGCATGTGGAAGACGAAATGGCCTCGTTTGGCCTAGTGGAAGCAGACTTTGCCTGGGTGACCAGAGAATTGAAAGCCGTAGCCGACGAGTGTGCAGAAGGACGGATCGTTTCGGTGCTGGAAGGCGGCTACGCCTTGTCTGCCCTGGGACGGAGCGTGGTGGCCCATCTGCGGGTGCTGTCGGGGCTGTGA
- a CDS encoding DUF58 domain-containing protein has translation MRFAAVSPLSRLKRLLFQPTGPIPGPIELTHRKIFIIPSRFGAGFALLLLILLVGSLNYDLSLGYVLAFWLVGIGHASMYHCFRNQSRLRLRYGKAQPVFAGHPARFEIVIDNPTQHARRALNLAATGAEPVMADVPAQGNADVQLELPTHQRGYLLLPRLTLSNRYPLGLFYAWSYAEFDVRCLVYPAPEQGTELPPPSGNGKLGKRQGDGFDDFAGLRPHRPSDSPRHIAWKYAARDEGLYTKQFSGESSGRMWLDWQQMPAGMGVEARLSRLTAWVLLADQSGLEYGLRLPSKEFAPNAGPAHRHQCLQALALFGLEDV, from the coding sequence GTGAGGTTCGCCGCTGTCTCTCCGCTCAGCCGCCTGAAGCGCCTGCTGTTTCAGCCCACCGGCCCGATCCCCGGCCCCATCGAGCTGACCCACCGCAAGATCTTCATCATCCCATCCCGATTCGGCGCGGGTTTTGCGCTACTGCTGCTGATCTTGCTGGTGGGGTCGTTGAATTATGATCTGAGCCTGGGCTATGTCCTGGCCTTCTGGCTGGTTGGCATCGGCCACGCCTCCATGTACCACTGCTTTCGCAATCAGTCCCGACTGCGGCTACGTTACGGCAAAGCACAGCCGGTCTTCGCCGGGCACCCTGCACGTTTCGAGATCGTCATCGATAACCCAACCCAGCATGCACGCCGGGCGCTCAATCTGGCGGCCACCGGCGCAGAGCCCGTCATGGCTGATGTACCGGCGCAGGGCAATGCCGACGTGCAACTGGAATTGCCGACCCACCAGCGCGGCTACCTGCTCCTGCCCCGCCTGACCCTCTCCAATCGCTATCCACTTGGGCTGTTCTACGCGTGGTCCTACGCCGAATTCGACGTGCGTTGTCTGGTCTACCCTGCCCCCGAGCAAGGTACCGAGCTTCCCCCGCCCAGCGGCAACGGCAAGCTGGGCAAGCGGCAGGGCGACGGCTTCGATGACTTTGCCGGGTTGCGTCCACACCGGCCAAGTGATTCCCCCCGCCACATCGCCTGGAAATATGCGGCCCGTGATGAGGGGCTCTACACCAAGCAATTCAGCGGCGAAAGCAGTGGCCGTATGTGGCTCGACTGGCAGCAAATGCCTGCGGGCATGGGCGTGGAAGCCAGACTGTCCAGGCTGACTGCCTGGGTATTGCTGGCGGATCAAAGCGGGCTGGAGTACGGGCTGCGCCTACCATCCAAGGAATTCGCCCCGAATGCTGGCCCCGCCCACCGGCACCAATGCCTGCAAGCATTGGCCTTGTTCGGACTGGAGGACGTATGA
- a CDS encoding AAA family ATPase, whose amino-acid sequence MLSLHAALSQIDQIILGKPHQIRLSVACLLAGGHLLIEDLPGVGKTTLAHVLAKTLGLEFQRIQFTSDLLPADLIGVSVYDRAANEFRFHPGPVFTQVILADEINRATPKTQSALLEAMEERQVTQDGITHRLPEPFFVIATQNPQQQIGTFPLPESQLDRFLMRIALGYPNAAAERALLAGEDRRMMIADLAARLSVAELQTLQQAVRRIRVSDALLDYLQALLLHTRQSPRYANGLSPRAGLGLLNAARAWALLDGRQAVLPEDVQAVMPGVAGHRLLSANGQMASDEEINALLREVAIP is encoded by the coding sequence ATGTTGTCACTTCACGCAGCACTCAGTCAGATCGATCAGATCATCCTCGGCAAACCTCATCAAATCAGGCTTTCGGTGGCCTGTCTGCTGGCTGGCGGGCACCTGTTGATCGAAGACCTGCCCGGGGTGGGCAAAACCACATTGGCCCATGTCCTGGCCAAAACCCTGGGGCTGGAGTTCCAGCGCATCCAATTCACATCCGACCTGTTGCCAGCAGATCTGATCGGCGTATCGGTCTACGACCGTGCCGCTAACGAGTTCCGTTTTCATCCAGGGCCGGTGTTCACGCAGGTGATCCTGGCCGATGAAATCAATCGCGCCACCCCCAAGACCCAAAGCGCCTTGCTGGAGGCCATGGAAGAACGCCAAGTGACACAGGATGGCATCACGCATCGCCTGCCGGAGCCGTTCTTCGTGATCGCCACCCAAAACCCGCAGCAGCAGATCGGCACATTTCCGCTGCCGGAGTCGCAGCTCGACCGGTTCCTGATGCGTATTGCGCTGGGGTACCCAAATGCAGCGGCTGAGCGGGCGTTGTTGGCTGGGGAGGATCGCCGGATGATGATTGCCGACCTGGCTGCCCGGCTGAGTGTGGCTGAGCTGCAAACGCTGCAACAGGCGGTAAGGCGCATCCGGGTGTCCGATGCCCTGTTGGACTATCTGCAAGCCTTGCTGCTGCACACCCGCCAAAGCCCTCGATACGCCAACGGCCTCAGCCCCCGCGCGGGGCTCGGCTTGTTGAATGCCGCCCGTGCCTGGGCATTGCTGGATGGCCGCCAGGCTGTGCTGCCGGAGGATGTGCAGGCGGTGATGCCCGGTGTGGCCGGGCACCGTCTGTTGAGTGCCAATGGCCAGATGGCCAGCGATGAGGAGATCAACGCCTTGCTGCGCGAGGTTGCCATTCCGTGA